DNA sequence from the Gopherus evgoodei ecotype Sinaloan lineage chromosome 3, rGopEvg1_v1.p, whole genome shotgun sequence genome:
TCATAGGAAAGCAGGGGTTGCCAATGCAGCAAGGTGAAAGTGTATAATGCATGCCTGCATATGGTCATAAGTAAAATTCGGCTGACCACATAAAGCTAGTCCCCCAAGTATTGCTTGTCCAAATCACAAATCCTTCATGCAATTGTATAAGATGATGAGTTTTTAATTCAGATGGGGCCCAAGACTAGAATGGGGTATTTTGACACAAATATGTGGTAGTAGTAATAATTTGTAAATCTGTGGTGCCATTTATCTAAGGATCACAACATGCCATAAAAAGATGGGTTACTATTAGTATCTCcatttttacaggtggggaactgaggcatgtaAAGTTTGTGACTTGTCCAGTGTGACACAGcgggtcagtggcagagacaggaatagaaaaTCCGATTTGTTGACTGCTACTCTCTGTTCTGACTGCTGGACCACGCAGCTTTTATCGAGTCCTTTGATAGAACTGCCCTGCAGAAAGCTGTGCGTGTCTAATGAATCCTATCAGTTCCTCAGGTTTGTAAGTACTACACAAGGAGGTGTCAGACAAGCAATAGTGAATCAGAATGCTGATGATTGTGACTGTACAGCTCCTTTTAGTAAATGTCTTTGTTGTTTTATAGTTTAGTAAGGTGTCATTTTTGCTCTGTCTGACTGTATTGTTCTTTTGTAGGCATGGCAGACTATCAACAGCGCAGAGGTGATGAGAGAGACTGATGCTTATCCAAGTCTCTTCCAGCTTGTTTTCAACTATGGCTGTTGATTCTGCATATTCATTGGATGGTAATACAAGATGTCAAGAGCGGCAGTAAGAGGTCGACTTGATCCCATTGTGTTTTTGTCGCCATGACAACACCACACTACTAGCAACAGCCAGTTAACCAGCGATCAAGGGAGGAGTTCGATGATTGATTCTAATCGGACCAAAAGTTGCATTTGCAACAAAAAGGCTGGAGACAGCCATCATCACAACAAGAAGATGAAATTTCCATTTTATTGGCCCCTCATTAAGCAGGCACAATAACATTTTCTTTCAGAGACTTGctaataaaaactgttttggtTATGGCTACTGATCCAACGTGATTGGGCGCGCACCAACTCTCAGACTCATGACTGGGTATACCATGTTGCGGAATGGGGGAGTGGGGAACGGCGGCCAACCCTGGGTGTTACGATGGTCCAGTCGGATCCGGCTCACCTGGCTTAGCTTTACCCTATTCATCATCCTCGTCTTCTTCCCCCTCATCGCCCACTACTACTTGACCACCATTGATGACGCGGATGATGCCGGCAAGCGCATCTTCGGCCCCCGCACCGGAAATGAGTTGTGTGAGGTGAAGCATGTCCAGGACCTATGCCGCATCCGTGAGTCAGTCAGCGAGGAGCTGCTCCAGCTGGAGGCCAAGCGACAGGAGCTCAACAGCGAGATCGCCAAGTTGAACCTGAAAATTGAAGCCTGCAAGAAGAGCATAGAAAACGCCAAGCAGGATCTCCTGCAGCTGAAGAATGTCATCAGCCAGACTGAGCATTCCTACAAAGAACTGATGGCTCAGAACCAGCCAAAGCTCTCCTTGCCAATCCGGCTGCTGCCAGACAAAGATGAAGCTAACTTGCCTTTGCCAAAATCCAGCAGGAACTGCAGGCTGCACAACTGCTTTGACTACTCACGCTGCCCACTGACATCTGGCTTCCCAGTGTATGTCTACAACAGTGATCAGTACCCTTTTGGTAGCGCCTTAGACCCTTTAATTAAGCAAGCCTTTGAGGCAACTGTCAGAACTAATGTTTATGTTACTGAAAACGCAAACATTGCTTGTGTGTATATAATTTTAGTGGGGGAAATGCAAGAGCCCATAATGCCAAAACTTACTGAACTAGAGCAACAGTTGCACTCTTTGCCATATTGGAGGACTGATGGACACAACCATCTCATCATTAATTTATCGAGGAAATCGGAAACTCAGAACTTTATCTATAACATCAGCACAGGGCGCGCCATGATTGCCCAATCCACCTTTTATGATGTACAGTATCGGCCAGGTTTTGATATTGTGGTATCGCCTCTAGTCCATGCAATGTCCGAACCCAACTTCCTAGAGATCCCACCCCAGGTGCCAGTAAAGCGAAAGTACCTGTTCAGTTTCCAGGGAGAGAAAATAGAGTCTCTTCGATCCAGCTTGCAAGAGGTTCGTTCGTTTGAAGAGGAAATCGAAGGCAATGCCCCAGCTGACTATGATGATCGGATCATTACCACCTTGAAGGCTGTCCAAGACAGTAAACTGGACTTTGTCTTGGTGGAATTCACTTGTAAGAACCAGCCTAAGGCAAGTCTGCCCACTGAGTGGGCTCTTTGTGGAGAAAGGGATGACAGATTAGAGCTACTGAAGCTATCTACTTTTGCACTGATAATCACACCAGGGGACACCCATCTATTGATCTCTGCTGGGTGTACCATGAGACTCTTTGAGGCTCTGGAAGTCGGAGCCATCCCAGTGATTCTTGGAGAGCAAGTTCAGCTGCCCTATCATGATATGATCCGGTGGAACGAGGCAGCCTTAATCATACCAAAGCCACGTATCACAGAAGTGCACTTTCTTCTGAGAAGCATTTCTGACAATGATCTCCTTACCATGAGGAGGCAGGGCCGCTTCTTGTGGGAGACCTACTTCTCCACCTCTGACAATGTATTCAGCACAGTCTTAGCCATCATAAGGACTCGAATTCAAATCCCGGCTGCCCCTATTCGAGAAGAAACTGCAGTGGAGATTCCTCACCGCTCTGGCAAAGCTGCTGGTACTGACCCCAACATGGCAGACAATGGTGACTTAGACCTGGGGCCTGTGGAAACAGAACCACCCTATGCATCTCCCAAATACCTTCGCAATTTTACTCTCACAGCAATGGATATCTACAGGAATTGGAATTCAGCTCCAGGTCCTTTCCACCTCTTTCCACATACACCCTTTGATCCCATTTTACCTTCAGAAGCTAAGTTCCTTGGGTCTGGGACTGGATTTCGACCTATTGGAGGAGGAGCAGGTGGTTCTGGGAAAGAGTTCCAAGCTGCCTTGGGTGGCAATGTCCCAAGGGAGCAGTTCACAGTAGTCATGTTAACCTACGAGCGGGAGGAAGTGTTAATGAACTCTCTAGAGAGACTCAATGGACTCCCTTACTTAAATAAAGTTGTAGTAGTGTGGAACTCCCCCAAACTTCCGTCCGAAGACCTCTTGTGGCCAGACATTGGTGTCCCAATCATGGTAAGAAATACCCAAATGCTCAATTTGGTTTAACATTTTTACGGTGGGAAATAACTTAGACAGTTTTATCAGTTCTGTAACTTGACGCATCTGCCTAGACATCCAGCGTTGTGCTGAAGTTTGTTGTTATACTGTGGCCTTCAAACTGCTGTCAGGGCCAGGATTTTCAAGAATAGGAGAGCCTAAAGTTAGACTCCCGAATAAGTGACCtgctttccaaagtgctgagttCCTAGtgtctcccactgaagtaaatggaagatGCTGGGTGTTGAGCACCTTTTGGAAAAACAAGTTGCATATACAGGAGCAATACCTGAAGTTAAATTCCTGTTTTTGAAGATCTTTGCTCCAGCTGTTTGTTCATCACCGCTGTTGTTTGAATCAGTCATGCTTAGAGGACAAATGAAAGAATAatgctttacaaatgttaatttaaaaaaaggccCGGGGTGGGAAGATGGCACTTAAATGCACAAACTAAATGTGGGTTTTGTGCCAGGGCAGTTCTGAATGTAATAGCACTTTAGAGTGATGAGGGCATTATGCTGCATGCAAAAagattcattgattttaatattgattttaacatttcattttattattatttctgacaCATCCTACTGCATGtgtttaaaaacctctaaggtccAGGCAGAATAAGGAGAGAAAATTGCTCAGATAATTGCAAAATAAGCTTTCACATTAGTCTTCTCCAGTGCTTGCATTTTGGGAAATTCTTGCAACGGTTCTGCTTAAAAAGTGTTAACCCTTTCATAGCTGGACAGTAGGGGGTGGAAATTTTTCTCTTTTGACTTGCTAATGGCTGtcatttgtgaaaaaaaaatgtttttctctggATCAACCTCTTTTCTATATTATTCCTGCCATTTTTCTCTCCttgcaaatattattttatttgttactGATGCAGTGCCAGAGGCCTGTTTGCACTTTACAGACCATTAGAGGACAGGGATCCTGGTGTGACAAATATAcagtctaaggcagtggtccccaatcagTCAATTGCGATCGACTGGtcaatcctagaggatctcccagtcaaTCGTGATCTCAGGTGGTGCAGCGAGGCTGCTGCTACGGCAGACTCCCTACCTACCCTGGCTCCACAATACTTGCGGAAGTGGCCAGCGTGGCCGGGGGGACAGGGGTCTCCCTCCACACACTGTTCCTGCCTGCAAgaaccacccctgcagctcccattggccaggagagctgcgggggtggtgcttgcagagaggggcagcatgtggcgccagttctcccccaccccccacaggggCACATTGGCCCCTTCTGGAAGCAATGGGGGGCCGGGgtaagcaggaagcctgctttagCTGCTCTGCGCCCACCGCCGACTGGGAACCGccggaggtaagtgctgcccggtgGGAGGCCGCGccacagtcctgagcccctcccagagccagcacctcatacctcctcctgcaccccaaaccccatcctgacccccctcccagagccagcaccccatacctcTTTCTGCgccctgaaccccttcctgcatcccaagccccaaCCCTGACACCCCCCC
Encoded proteins:
- the EXTL3 gene encoding exostosin-like 3, whose amino-acid sequence is MTGYTMLRNGGVGNGGQPWVLRWSSRIRLTWLSFTLFIILVFFPLIAHYYLTTIDDADDAGKRIFGPRTGNELCEVKHVQDLCRIRESVSEELLQLEAKRQELNSEIAKLNLKIEACKKSIENAKQDLLQLKNVISQTEHSYKELMAQNQPKLSLPIRLLPDKDEANLPLPKSSRNCRLHNCFDYSRCPLTSGFPVYVYNSDQYPFGSALDPLIKQAFEATVRTNVYVTENANIACVYIILVGEMQEPIMPKLTELEQQLHSLPYWRTDGHNHLIINLSRKSETQNFIYNISTGRAMIAQSTFYDVQYRPGFDIVVSPLVHAMSEPNFLEIPPQVPVKRKYLFSFQGEKIESLRSSLQEVRSFEEEIEGNAPADYDDRIITTLKAVQDSKLDFVLVEFTCKNQPKASLPTEWALCGERDDRLELLKLSTFALIITPGDTHLLISAGCTMRLFEALEVGAIPVILGEQVQLPYHDMIRWNEAALIIPKPRITEVHFLLRSISDNDLLTMRRQGRFLWETYFSTSDNVFSTVLAIIRTRIQIPAAPIREETAVEIPHRSGKAAGTDPNMADNGDLDLGPVETEPPYASPKYLRNFTLTAMDIYRNWNSAPGPFHLFPHTPFDPILPSEAKFLGSGTGFRPIGGGAGGSGKEFQAALGGNVPREQFTVVMLTYEREEVLMNSLERLNGLPYLNKVVVVWNSPKLPSEDLLWPDIGVPIMVVRTEKNSLNNRFLPWDEIETEAILSIDDDAHLRHDEIMFGFRVWREARDRIVGFPGRYHAWDIPHQSWLYNSNYSCELSMVLTGAAFFHKYYAYLYSYVMPQAIRDMVDEYINCEDIAMNFLVSHITRKPPIKVTSRWTFRCPGCPQALSHDDSHFHERHKCINFFVKVYGYMPLLYTQFRVDSVLFKTRLPHDKTKCFKFI